The genome window GCCCACGCTCGTACGATTGATACGATTTAATTgataagatatttaaatttatgaccCACGCGAATTTTTACATTGTCGAAGCATAACCTGGCTCTCTGTTGTGCCTTGACGCCGAATTCTGATCTccgttcattaaaattatttaaaattatgcagCGACAAATTAACATTGCACCGAGGGAAGGCCGAACTTCCGAAGCGATGACTCAATTGGAGCTGGATCCTCAGTTTACGCAGGGCTTGCGACTCCTGTACTCTACCAACAAGGACTCTGCAGAGCAACTGCGAGCTTTGTTGGATGAAGCAATTAAGCAAAAGTATGGGCCATCCAAGATGCTATCCAATGTGCTGCATAAAAAGGTAATCAATAGTTTGTTACGTTGACCGTAAAGTAAAAACAAGTCTATAACTTTCCACTTCTCAGTACATGATGGAAGAGCCAGTGTTGAGCGATCACAGTAGTAGCAGCAGTAAGAAGAGCAAGAGCTCCAGCTCGTCTAAGCATTCGAGTAAATCGAGCAAGAACAGTTCGCCGGTTAATTTACCAGCACGCGATACCCCACCGGATATCCTGCAGTCGGATGACACCTTGGCGCTGGAAATTCTGGAGGATGATCTTACGTGCGTTATTTGCAAGGGGATGGACGTCGGGGCGAGAAACAGGCTCGTTGAATGTCAGGAATGTCATTCTTTGTATCATCAGGAATGCCATGTTCCCCATATCTTAGACTCGCAGATAGATAATGTGCCGAAACAAGTGTGGTACTGCTCCAACTGTCCCAAGTCTCAGGTGTGTGTATTCATCCACATTTACaatttatgcaacaatttattttgaacaacaaaaagaaattattttaatattatgtttgaaaaaaaattcatataatttttgcttATAATGGTAAGTCATCGTTGTTACAACgagaagaagaaattttttataagtattatGATTTAGGTTTCGAAAGAAAGGAATTCCCCAAAGACTGTGATAGAAAGTAAATCTAAGGAACAGAAAAAGTCTAGTTCTAGTAAGTACAAGCGTACGTTTGTTAATGAAATgtataagattaattattaaactaataatttttataggcAGCGGATCTAAAATAACACCAAATATCCATATTATTAGCGCGGATAAAAGACTGAAAGACATGATGAAAAAAGCTAAGCAAGACAAACGAAACACAAGTACTGCCACAGGTTCAAAAAGCTCTTCATCTAGTTCGCCCGCACTGACATCAGCCAAATCTTCTCAGGAAAAGTCATtgttgtataaaataaagtcAGGGGTAGAATAATCTg of Cardiocondyla obscurior isolate alpha-2009 linkage group LG15, Cobs3.1, whole genome shotgun sequence contains these proteins:
- the LOC139108442 gene encoding integrator complex subunit 12 isoform X1; this translates as MQRQINIAPREGRTSEAMTQLELDPQFTQGLRLLYSTNKDSAEQLRALLDEAIKQKYGPSKMLSNVLHKKYMMEEPVLSDHSSSSSKKSKSSSSSKHSSKSSKNSSPVNLPARDTPPDILQSDDTLALEILEDDLTCVICKGMDVGARNRLVECQECHSLYHQECHVPHILDSQIDNVPKQVWYCSNCPKSQVSKERNSPKTVIESKSKEQKKSSSSSGSKITPNIHIISADKRLKDMMKKAKQDKRNTSTATGSKSSSSSSPALTSAKSSQEKSLLYKIKSGVE
- the LOC139108442 gene encoding integrator complex subunit 12 isoform X2: MTQLELDPQFTQGLRLLYSTNKDSAEQLRALLDEAIKQKYGPSKMLSNVLHKKYMMEEPVLSDHSSSSSKKSKSSSSSKHSSKSSKNSSPVNLPARDTPPDILQSDDTLALEILEDDLTCVICKGMDVGARNRLVECQECHSLYHQECHVPHILDSQIDNVPKQVWYCSNCPKSQVSKERNSPKTVIESKSKEQKKSSSSSGSKITPNIHIISADKRLKDMMKKAKQDKRNTSTATGSKSSSSSSPALTSAKSSQEKSLLYKIKSGVE